A stretch of Bifidobacterium sp. ESL0704 DNA encodes these proteins:
- a CDS encoding HAD family phosphatase: MRTNEGKAAIFDLDGTLLDSMDVWHQVDVDFFAERGLTLTDDYMSDVCAMKPDEVARYTIERYGLDDTPGELSRHWDEMVLEAYGTTVQAKPHAIEYLDYLRGSGAKLAVATSLSPKVREVAMRHVGIDTYFETVVSVEDTQAASKNSPEVYLLAASHLGIPARHCTVFEDLLTAVCTAKDAGMNVWAMEDSYSANDRADITKIADGVINDFDDAPRQLL, encoded by the coding sequence ATGAGAACGAACGAAGGCAAAGCGGCCATCTTCGATCTGGACGGGACCCTGCTCGATTCCATGGACGTGTGGCATCAGGTCGATGTTGACTTCTTCGCAGAGCGTGGGCTGACGCTGACCGATGATTACATGAGCGACGTCTGTGCGATGAAACCTGACGAGGTGGCGCGTTACACCATCGAGCGGTACGGGCTTGATGATACTCCTGGTGAGCTGTCACGGCATTGGGACGAGATGGTGCTGGAGGCGTACGGCACGACGGTGCAGGCCAAACCGCATGCCATCGAATATCTGGATTATCTCAGAGGCAGCGGAGCCAAGCTGGCGGTGGCCACGTCGCTGTCTCCCAAGGTTCGAGAGGTGGCGATGCGTCACGTCGGCATCGATACGTATTTTGAGACGGTCGTCAGCGTTGAGGACACCCAGGCTGCCAGCAAGAACAGTCCCGAGGTCTATCTGCTTGCCGCCTCGCACCTTGGAATACCTGCGCGGCATTGCACTGTCTTCGAGGATTTGCTAACTGCGGTATGCACGGCGAAGGATGCCGGCATGAATGTCTGGGCCATGGAGGATTCGTATTCAGCGAATGACAGGGCAGACATCACCAAAATTGCCGATGGCGTCATCAACGACTTCGATGACGCTCCGAGACAACTGTTATAG
- a CDS encoding GntR family transcriptional regulator — MKLIISSVSGEPIYEQIKRQIRQAVLSGELKGGEALPSLRKLARELRISVLTVTRAYNELADEGIVVNVQGKGTFVAEKGDERMKKKLTAQVRNALRQVGVAAKAADIPLIDLMDMLENAYRKAK; from the coding sequence ATGAAACTGATCATCTCATCCGTGTCCGGGGAACCGATCTACGAGCAAATCAAGCGTCAGATTCGCCAGGCCGTACTTAGCGGCGAGCTCAAGGGCGGGGAGGCGCTGCCAAGCCTGCGCAAGCTGGCCCGCGAGCTGCGTATCTCCGTGCTCACCGTCACCCGTGCCTACAACGAGCTGGCGGATGAGGGCATCGTCGTCAATGTGCAGGGCAAGGGAACGTTCGTCGCCGAAAAGGGTGATGAACGAATGAAAAAGAAGCTCACCGCCCAGGTGCGCAACGCCTTGCGACAGGTGGGAGTCGCGGCCAAAGCGGCCGATATCCCGCTTATCGACCTGATGGACATGCTCGAGAACGCATACAGGAAAGCCAAGTGA
- a CDS encoding ABC transporter ATP-binding protein, with protein sequence MPMALSVTDVRKSYGSGFSLGPVTFDLPMGYIMGLIGPNGAGKSTLIKLILNMIHRDAGSIGVLSLDNIADEVKVKEQLGIVFDTSYFSTYWTVKMAGQAMMTMYDSWNQTRFEHYLDRFGLGMKKVVKDLSRGMQMKLMIAAALSHDAKLLILDEPTSGLDVLARDELMDILQGYVEDGAHSVLFSTHITSDLERAADFITYITQGRLYYTGPKDEFEDSFRMVKGGLDQAADIEPQAVGIRHFSTGFEALVHREVVDRIVGQVPGLVSEPVPIDDIIRLTNAAKASTDMNKE encoded by the coding sequence ATGCCGATGGCGTTGAGTGTCACCGATGTCAGGAAAAGCTATGGTTCCGGCTTCAGCCTCGGTCCGGTGACCTTCGACCTGCCGATGGGCTACATCATGGGGCTCATCGGACCGAACGGCGCCGGCAAATCGACGCTCATCAAGCTGATTCTCAATATGATCCATCGCGATGCCGGTTCGATCGGCGTGTTGAGTCTCGACAACATCGCCGACGAGGTCAAGGTAAAAGAACAGCTTGGAATCGTCTTCGACACCAGCTATTTCTCGACCTATTGGACGGTCAAGATGGCCGGCCAAGCAATGATGACAATGTATGACAGTTGGAATCAGACAAGATTTGAGCATTACCTTGACCGATTCGGACTTGGAATGAAGAAGGTCGTTAAAGATCTTTCACGCGGCATGCAGATGAAACTAATGATCGCGGCCGCCCTGAGCCATGATGCGAAACTGCTGATTTTGGACGAGCCGACCAGCGGCCTTGACGTGCTGGCCCGAGACGAACTGATGGACATCCTGCAAGGCTACGTGGAAGACGGGGCGCACAGCGTGTTGTTCAGCACCCACATCACCTCTGACCTCGAGCGGGCGGCTGATTTTATTACTTACATCACGCAAGGGCGGCTCTATTACACCGGTCCCAAGGATGAGTTCGAGGATTCTTTCCGCATGGTCAAAGGCGGACTCGACCAGGCGGCGGATATCGAACCGCAAGCCGTCGGAATCCGACACTTCAGCACCGGTTTCGAGGCGCTGGTTCATCGGGAAGTCGTGGACAGAATTGTCGGTCAAGTCCCCGGATTGGTAAGCGAACCCGTGCCCATAGATGACATCATCCGCCTGACCAATGCGGCCAAGGCGTCTACCGACATGAACAAGGAATGA
- a CDS encoding ABC-2 transporter permease: MDFKQIGKALRIDVFKILAYSNGSVWLLVLLPLVFAVVPGMMGKESVLYPMSGAVTGMLTFVSAMAGMSVFSYEDQTGSAKLNGLLPVSRRNQVVGRYAFALLVVVVAVVLQMICGMMMFRLRRMGAVAGLMTTVLVASPILAGIYLPIGYRFPATKAVGYAIILLFVIGGALVLVAFTVPDAVLNNVMDFVTSAKLGPIPWVAIIGILVAAVIFVLSCRLSMHIYERKEL, from the coding sequence ATGGACTTCAAACAAATCGGCAAAGCGCTTCGTATCGATGTGTTCAAGATTCTCGCATATAGCAATGGGAGCGTTTGGCTTCTCGTCCTTCTGCCACTGGTCTTCGCGGTCGTGCCCGGGATGATGGGCAAAGAGTCGGTGCTGTATCCTATGAGCGGTGCGGTCACCGGAATGCTCACGTTCGTCTCGGCAATGGCCGGGATGTCGGTTTTCAGCTATGAAGACCAGACAGGAAGCGCGAAACTCAACGGGTTGTTGCCCGTATCACGGAGAAATCAGGTCGTCGGGCGGTATGCCTTTGCTTTGCTTGTCGTTGTGGTCGCTGTCGTCTTGCAGATGATTTGCGGGATGATGATGTTTAGACTGCGGCGCATGGGCGCTGTGGCTGGCTTGATGACAACGGTGCTGGTTGCCAGTCCGATCCTCGCCGGTATCTATCTGCCCATTGGCTATCGTTTTCCTGCGACGAAGGCTGTGGGATATGCAATCATCCTGTTGTTCGTCATCGGTGGAGCGCTGGTGCTCGTCGCATTCACCGTGCCGGACGCCGTACTGAATAACGTGATGGACTTCGTCACGAGTGCGAAACTGGGGCCGATCCCATGGGTTGCCATCATAGGCATCCTCGTAGCTGCGGTGATATTCGTCCTATCGTGCCGGTTGTCAATGCACATTTACGAGCGTAAGGAACTCTGA
- the thrC gene encoding threonine synthase: protein MNTTFHSTRSSSEQLTSRQAIRQGLASDGGLFVSDELGRQQVDVSTLIGKPYREMARTVLGVLLPDFTAAELDDCVRAAYGSQWLDSAITPLKPLGDDYVLELFNGPTSAFKDVALQILPQFMARTTSASSEIGDKVMVLTATSGDTGKAALAGFADTPGTGITVFYPEGKVSEIQRLQMTTQAGSNVNVCAVRGNFDDAQTAVKRIFGDKALAAKLMEGHNVSLSSANSINVGRLVPQVVYYFSAYAQLVERGAIKVGDEVEFVVPTGNFGDILAGYYAKKLGLPVGRLIVASDRNNVLFDFLTTGTYNRERPFFETTSPSMDILVSSNLERMLYYMSDGDTELIRNLMDDLQNKGSFTIPEPLLERIRGLFSCGWADEDEVSQAITECWKNNHYVIDPHTACGYHVMSQEPRESTMPRVLLSTASPYKFPRVVGRALGLDTTGSGFECMDRLAQATGTTAPKNLRGLEHATERFTDVIDIGEMADYVRAASERL, encoded by the coding sequence ATGAATACCACTTTCCACAGCACCAGAAGTTCTTCCGAACAGCTGACCAGCCGTCAGGCCATCCGTCAAGGGCTTGCCAGTGATGGTGGCCTGTTCGTCAGCGACGAGCTCGGCAGACAACAGGTTGACGTCTCCACGTTGATTGGTAAGCCTTACCGAGAAATGGCCCGTACGGTACTCGGCGTGCTGCTGCCCGACTTTACGGCCGCCGAACTGGACGACTGCGTTCGCGCGGCGTATGGCTCCCAGTGGCTCGACAGCGCCATCACTCCGCTGAAACCATTGGGTGACGATTACGTCCTCGAACTGTTCAACGGGCCGACCAGCGCGTTCAAGGACGTCGCGCTGCAGATCCTTCCGCAGTTTATGGCCCGCACGACTTCCGCCTCGTCGGAGATCGGCGACAAGGTGATGGTGCTGACCGCCACGTCCGGCGACACCGGCAAAGCGGCGCTCGCAGGGTTCGCAGACACCCCCGGCACCGGTATCACCGTCTTCTACCCAGAGGGCAAGGTCAGCGAGATTCAGCGTCTGCAGATGACCACGCAGGCCGGCTCGAACGTCAATGTCTGCGCCGTACGTGGCAATTTCGACGATGCGCAAACCGCCGTCAAACGCATTTTCGGCGACAAAGCTCTGGCCGCGAAACTTATGGAAGGCCACAACGTCTCGCTTTCCTCCGCCAACTCCATCAACGTCGGCAGGCTTGTGCCGCAGGTTGTCTATTACTTCTCCGCCTATGCGCAACTCGTCGAGCGCGGGGCCATCAAGGTCGGTGATGAAGTCGAGTTCGTGGTGCCCACCGGCAACTTCGGCGACATCCTCGCCGGATACTACGCCAAGAAACTCGGCCTGCCGGTCGGACGGCTCATCGTGGCCAGCGATCGCAACAACGTGCTCTTCGACTTCCTGACCACCGGCACCTACAACCGTGAGCGTCCGTTCTTTGAGACCACCTCGCCGTCGATGGATATCCTCGTTTCCTCGAACCTTGAACGTATGCTCTATTACATGTCGGACGGCGACACCGAATTGATTCGCAACCTCATGGACGATTTGCAGAACAAGGGTTCGTTCACGATTCCGGAGCCCTTGCTTGAACGAATCCGTGGACTGTTCTCCTGCGGTTGGGCCGACGAGGACGAGGTGAGTCAGGCCATCACCGAATGCTGGAAGAACAACCACTACGTCATTGACCCGCACACCGCCTGCGGTTACCATGTGATGTCACAAGAACCACGGGAATCGACTATGCCGCGCGTGCTGTTGAGCACTGCCAGCCCATACAAGTTCCCGCGCGTGGTCGGCCGTGCGCTCGGCCTTGACACCACCGGCTCCGGCTTCGAGTGCATGGATCGTCTTGCGCAGGCCACCGGCACCACCGCCCCCAAGAACCTGCGCGGGCTGGAACACGCCACCGAACGCTTTACCGATGTCATCGATATCGGTGAGATGGCCGATTACGTCAGAGCCGCGTCCGAACGGTTATGA
- a CDS encoding glutamate-5-semialdehyde dehydrogenase → MLADGRQDSSVLDPEVFRQVCAMGDAATRAQRVLAEANSEAKNALLGAMADALEAAGKTIAEANDVDMRAARQEGMSEGKLDRLRFDEARVQAAADGVRHVATLPDPVGEVVRGSTLFNGLRLNEVRVPIGVFGMIYEARPNVTVDVASLCLKSGNAVLLRGGHEAQHTNEATLAVIQKVLREQGFDPALVVSVDRFGRMGATAMMEARGHIDVLVPRGGAGLIQAVVRNSKVPVIETGAGNVHIYVDKAADFAKAIPIILNAKTQRVGVCNAAEKLIVHHDVAKDFLPLAAQALADAGVELHADDEAYAIIEGSDIENVNLLHATPEDWDTEYLALKMGVKVAGSLDEAIDHINAHSTGHTECIISEDYSAIERFTRRIDSAVVMANASSRFTDGGMFGFGAELGISTQKLHARGPMGLTEMTTTKWIGYGTGQVRA, encoded by the coding sequence ATGCTCGCAGATGGTCGTCAGGATTCGTCGGTTCTGGATCCGGAGGTGTTCCGGCAGGTCTGCGCCATGGGCGACGCCGCAACGCGGGCGCAACGGGTGCTCGCCGAAGCCAACAGCGAGGCGAAGAACGCTTTGCTGGGCGCGATGGCGGACGCACTCGAGGCGGCGGGCAAGACCATCGCCGAAGCCAATGATGTCGATATGCGTGCCGCCAGGCAGGAAGGCATGAGTGAGGGAAAGCTCGACCGTCTGCGCTTCGACGAAGCCCGCGTGCAGGCGGCGGCCGACGGCGTCCGCCATGTAGCCACCCTTCCCGATCCGGTCGGCGAGGTCGTGCGCGGCTCAACGCTGTTCAACGGCTTGCGCTTGAACGAGGTGCGAGTTCCGATCGGCGTATTCGGCATGATCTATGAGGCCCGGCCCAACGTCACGGTCGACGTTGCCTCGTTGTGCCTCAAATCCGGCAATGCCGTCCTGTTGCGTGGCGGGCACGAGGCGCAGCATACCAACGAGGCCACGCTTGCCGTCATCCAGAAGGTGCTGCGCGAGCAAGGCTTCGACCCGGCGCTGGTCGTCTCTGTCGACAGGTTCGGGCGTATGGGCGCCACGGCGATGATGGAGGCGCGCGGCCATATCGACGTGCTGGTGCCACGCGGGGGAGCCGGGCTCATCCAGGCCGTCGTGCGCAATTCCAAGGTTCCGGTCATCGAAACCGGGGCCGGTAACGTTCACATCTATGTCGACAAAGCCGCGGATTTCGCTAAGGCCATCCCCATCATCCTCAACGCCAAAACGCAGCGGGTCGGTGTCTGCAACGCCGCCGAAAAGCTCATCGTCCATCACGACGTGGCCAAAGACTTTCTGCCCTTGGCGGCGCAGGCGCTTGCCGATGCCGGAGTGGAACTTCACGCCGACGATGAGGCGTATGCAATCATTGAGGGCAGCGACATCGAAAATGTGAACCTGCTTCATGCCACGCCCGAGGACTGGGATACGGAATACCTCGCCCTGAAAATGGGGGTGAAGGTCGCCGGCTCGTTGGACGAGGCCATCGACCATATCAACGCCCATTCCACCGGTCATACCGAATGCATCATATCAGAGGATTACAGTGCCATCGAACGCTTCACCAGGCGTATCGACTCGGCGGTGGTCATGGCCAATGCCTCCTCAAGGTTCACGGATGGCGGTATGTTCGGTTTTGGAGCCGAATTGGGCATCTCGACGCAGAAGCTGCATGCCCGCGGACCGATGGGACTTACGGAAATGACCACCACCAAATGGATCGGCTACGGCACCGGCCAGGTGCGGGCCTGA
- a CDS encoding phosphoribosylglycinamide synthetase has protein sequence MSNPRIGLKIASERLAIVRYVFLVQVEDGIATADQRASLEYADAALVGWPEMDADDVVDLDEDGKKTVAERLSAMEHYIAEFSRQEAQGGIDAMTDLLIRASECVASVRRLYQPDFPIPTFAEIRRVVQDEYDEDMGKIDTSQHATAEKIEEQTEQADEKREETVSDQSQNEKNAKHKGNGKA, from the coding sequence ATGAGCAATCCCCGCATCGGCCTGAAGATCGCCTCGGAGCGTCTCGCCATCGTGCGTTACGTCTTCCTGGTCCAGGTCGAGGACGGCATCGCCACCGCCGACCAGCGGGCCTCCTTGGAGTACGCTGATGCAGCTCTTGTCGGATGGCCGGAAATGGACGCGGACGACGTCGTAGACCTCGACGAGGACGGCAAAAAGACCGTGGCCGAGCGTCTCTCCGCCATGGAGCACTATATCGCCGAATTCAGCAGGCAGGAAGCGCAAGGCGGCATCGACGCCATGACCGACCTGCTGATCCGTGCCAGCGAGTGCGTCGCCTCCGTGCGTCGCCTTTACCAACCCGATTTCCCAATTCCGACGTTTGCCGAGATCCGCCGTGTGGTGCAGGACGAATACGACGAGGACATGGGCAAAATCGACACCAGCCAGCACGCCACCGCCGAAAAGATCGAGGAACAGACGGAACAGGCCGACGAAAAACGCGAAGAGACTGTGTCGGACCAATCCCAGAACGAGAAAAACGCCAAACACAAGGGAAACGGCAAGGCATGA
- the nadD gene encoding nicotinate-nucleotide adenylyltransferase yields the protein MSGLSPQPDPDSIDAAKTGQQGHRHGSGHRRIGIMGGTFDPIHNGHLVAASEVAWVYDLDEVIFVPTGRPAFKLDKDVTNAEDRYLMTVIATASNPKFTVSRVDIDRPGVTYTIDTLRDIRALNPDAELFFITGADAVAEILKWKEARNMFGLARFVAVTRPGYQSPEHMRTQIEVDTLEIPALAISSTDVRHRASLGEPVWYLVPDGVVQYIAKHGLYTREEDDGRK from the coding sequence ATGTCCGGTCTTTCCCCACAACCCGATCCCGACTCCATCGATGCCGCAAAAACCGGACAACAGGGGCATCGCCACGGCAGCGGGCATCGACGCATCGGCATCATGGGCGGCACCTTCGACCCCATCCACAACGGCCATTTGGTGGCGGCAAGCGAGGTGGCATGGGTCTACGACCTGGATGAGGTGATTTTCGTGCCGACAGGCCGACCCGCGTTCAAGCTCGACAAGGACGTGACCAACGCCGAGGACCGCTATCTGATGACCGTCATCGCCACGGCCTCCAACCCTAAATTCACCGTCTCCCGCGTCGATATCGACCGCCCTGGCGTCACCTATACGATTGATACGCTGCGCGACATCCGCGCATTGAACCCCGATGCCGAGCTCTTCTTCATCACCGGAGCTGATGCCGTGGCCGAAATCCTCAAGTGGAAGGAAGCACGAAACATGTTCGGGCTGGCGCGCTTCGTCGCGGTCACCCGTCCCGGCTACCAGAGCCCTGAACACATGCGCACCCAGATCGAGGTCGACACCTTGGAGATTCCGGCCTTGGCGATTTCATCGACCGATGTCCGCCATCGGGCCTCGCTGGGAGAGCCGGTGTGGTATCTCGTCCCCGACGGCGTGGTGCAATACATCGCCAAACACGGGCTGTATACCCGGGAGGAAGACGATGGTCGTAAATAA
- a CDS encoding ribose-phosphate diphosphokinase has translation MVSAILEGKPSKNLILVTGRVHPQLATDVASQLGIDVLKTTAYDFANGEMYVRYTESVRGADVFVLQSHAGDVNKAIMEQLIMIDALKRASARSITAVCPLLGYSRQDKKHLGREPISCRLVFDLLRTAGADRVMSVDLHAAQSQGFFDGPVDHLIAMPVLVDYIRDRFQGNLDNVAVVSPDAGRIRVAEQWAQRLGGGPLAFVHKTRDINRPNHATSNRVVGDVVGKDCVLVDDLIDTGGTIVGACDVLKQAGAKSVTVVATHGVLSDPAVERLKNCGAREVVLTDTVPIDESKRWDGLTVLSIAPLLASAIQAVFEDGSVARLFDNYPEHHGQGFLFA, from the coding sequence ATGGTGAGCGCAATCCTAGAAGGAAAGCCCAGTAAGAATCTCATTCTCGTCACCGGCAGGGTTCATCCCCAGCTGGCGACGGACGTCGCAAGCCAGCTTGGCATCGACGTTTTGAAGACCACCGCATACGATTTCGCAAATGGGGAAATGTATGTGCGATACACCGAATCGGTGCGTGGCGCCGACGTCTTCGTGCTGCAAAGCCACGCCGGCGACGTCAACAAGGCCATCATGGAACAGCTCATCATGATCGATGCGCTGAAGCGTGCCTCGGCCCGTTCCATCACCGCCGTCTGCCCGCTTTTGGGTTATTCCCGCCAGGACAAGAAGCATCTTGGCCGCGAACCCATTTCCTGCCGCCTGGTTTTCGATCTGTTGCGTACGGCGGGTGCCGACCGTGTGATGAGCGTCGACCTGCATGCCGCACAGTCCCAGGGCTTCTTCGACGGGCCGGTCGATCATCTGATCGCCATGCCGGTGCTTGTCGATTACATCCGTGACCGTTTCCAGGGCAATCTCGACAACGTCGCCGTGGTCTCGCCCGACGCCGGCCGCATCCGCGTGGCCGAGCAGTGGGCGCAACGCCTGGGCGGCGGTCCGCTTGCTTTCGTCCACAAGACCCGCGACATCAACCGTCCCAACCATGCCACATCCAACCGTGTAGTCGGTGACGTGGTCGGCAAGGACTGCGTCCTGGTCGACGATCTCATCGATACCGGCGGCACCATCGTCGGTGCCTGCGACGTTCTGAAGCAGGCCGGCGCCAAGTCGGTGACAGTGGTGGCCACGCACGGCGTGCTCTCCGACCCTGCGGTCGAGCGTCTCAAGAACTGCGGCGCACGCGAGGTCGTCTTGACCGACACCGTGCCGATCGATGAGTCCAAGCGTTGGGACGGCCTTACGGTCCTTTCCATCGCACCGTTGCTCGCCAGCGCCATTCAGGCGGTTTTCGAGGACGGCTCGGTCGCCAGGCTTTTCGACAACTACCCCGAACATCACGGGCAAGGCTTCCTCTTCGCGTGA